A stretch of the Duncaniella dubosii genome encodes the following:
- a CDS encoding MalY/PatB family protein codes for MAKDFNFDKIVLRRGSGSLKWDSRHDVIPLWVADMDFQAAPCILEALRRRVDHGVFGYTYVDENYYDALIDWFSSRHLYTFDRSDVIYIPGVVPALSAIVKALAPAGSGVIVQTPVYNCFFSSIRNNGCRVVENPLLRKDLSDNEFTYVMDLDGLERLASDPANVLMLLCNPHNPAGRAWTHEELEAVRDICQRHGVTVISDEIHNELTMPGYRYVPYGTVDRKATVCVSPSKSFNIAGLQIANIIAPDSVKRSRIEQAVNDNEVCDVNPFGVVALRAAYSSEGEEWLEALKVYLHENYLFFREYLGRRLPQCPVAKLEATYLPWVDILPLGVGSDELVKRVLDEARVWLNSGVMYGVDGYVRFNIACPRNTLEEGLERICDLLGKA; via the coding sequence ATGGCTAAGGATTTTAATTTTGACAAGATTGTGCTCCGCAGGGGCTCAGGGTCATTGAAGTGGGATTCACGTCACGATGTGATACCCTTGTGGGTGGCCGATATGGACTTTCAGGCTGCTCCTTGTATACTCGAAGCTCTCAGGCGTCGTGTGGATCACGGTGTGTTCGGCTATACGTATGTTGACGAGAACTACTATGATGCGCTCATCGACTGGTTCAGTTCGCGCCACCTCTACACGTTCGACCGCAGTGACGTGATTTATATTCCCGGAGTAGTTCCTGCTCTCTCTGCCATAGTCAAGGCTCTTGCTCCGGCCGGGTCGGGTGTGATTGTCCAGACTCCTGTGTATAATTGTTTCTTCTCATCTATCCGTAACAACGGCTGCCGTGTGGTCGAGAATCCGTTGCTGCGCAAGGATTTGTCGGACAATGAATTCACCTATGTCATGGATCTTGACGGGCTTGAACGTCTTGCGTCTGATCCGGCCAATGTCCTGATGCTGCTGTGCAATCCCCATAATCCGGCCGGCCGTGCATGGACGCACGAGGAGCTTGAGGCTGTACGTGACATCTGTCAGCGCCACGGAGTGACTGTCATAAGTGACGAGATACACAACGAACTCACCATGCCGGGTTATCGCTATGTTCCTTACGGGACAGTCGACCGCAAGGCGACAGTGTGTGTCTCTCCGTCGAAATCGTTTAATATCGCAGGTTTGCAGATTGCCAATATTATCGCTCCTGATTCCGTGAAGCGGTCGCGCATAGAACAAGCTGTCAACGATAACGAAGTCTGCGATGTCAATCCCTTCGGAGTCGTGGCTCTCCGTGCTGCATATTCTTCGGAAGGCGAGGAATGGCTGGAGGCTTTGAAGGTCTATCTCCATGAAAATTATCTTTTCTTCCGTGAATATCTCGGGCGCAGACTTCCGCAGTGTCCTGTCGCGAAGCTTGAAGCGACCTATCTTCCGTGGGTGGACATCTTGCCTCTCGGTGTCGGTTCTGACGAGCTTGTCAAACGAGTCCTCGACGAAGCCCGCGTATGGCTCAATTCGGGCGTGATGTATGGTGTTGACGGCTATGTGAGATTCAACATTGCCTGTCCGCGCAACACCCTTGAGGAAGGTCTCGAACGCATCTGCGATCTTCTCGGGAAGGCTTAA
- the ilvC gene encoding ketol-acid reductoisomerase, with protein sequence MAKLNFGGVEETVITREEFPLEKAREVLKDETIAVIGYGVQGPGQGLDLRDNGFNVIVGQREGKTYEKAVADGWVPGETLFSIEEACKRGTIIMCLLSDAAVISQWPTIKEHLTPGKALYFSHGFAINWSDRTGVVPPADVDVIMVAPKGSGTMLRILFKEGKGTNSSFAVYQDATGRALERTLALGIGIGSGYLFETTFQREAVSDLTGERGSLMGAIQGLLLAQYEVLRENGHTPSEAFNETVEELTQSLMPLFAAKGMDWMYANCSTTAQRGALDWMGPFHDAIKPVVYDLYESVKTGREAQRSIDSNTQPDYREKLEEELKALRESEMWRAGATVRTLRPENA encoded by the coding sequence ATGGCAAAATTAAATTTCGGCGGTGTTGAAGAAACCGTCATCACCCGCGAAGAATTCCCCCTCGAAAAAGCACGTGAAGTCCTCAAGGACGAAACCATCGCAGTCATCGGCTATGGTGTCCAAGGCCCCGGTCAGGGACTCGATCTCCGCGACAACGGTTTCAACGTAATCGTAGGCCAGCGCGAAGGCAAGACTTACGAGAAAGCTGTAGCCGACGGCTGGGTTCCCGGCGAGACTCTTTTCTCTATCGAAGAAGCCTGCAAGCGCGGCACTATCATCATGTGTCTTCTCAGCGATGCAGCTGTAATCTCTCAGTGGCCCACAATCAAAGAACATCTCACCCCCGGCAAGGCTCTCTATTTCAGCCACGGCTTCGCTATCAACTGGAGCGACCGCACAGGCGTTGTCCCCCCTGCCGACGTTGACGTGATAATGGTTGCCCCCAAGGGTTCAGGCACTATGCTCCGCATTCTTTTCAAGGAAGGCAAGGGCACAAACTCAAGTTTTGCCGTTTATCAGGATGCTACCGGTCGTGCGCTCGAACGCACACTTGCCCTCGGTATCGGTATCGGTTCAGGCTATCTCTTCGAGACGACTTTCCAGCGCGAAGCAGTCAGCGACCTCACCGGCGAACGCGGTTCGCTCATGGGTGCGATCCAAGGTCTTCTCCTCGCACAGTATGAAGTGCTCCGTGAAAACGGTCACACACCCTCGGAAGCATTCAACGAAACTGTCGAAGAACTCACACAGTCACTCATGCCCCTCTTTGCAGCGAAAGGCATGGACTGGATGTATGCAAACTGCTCTACCACCGCACAGCGTGGCGCACTTGACTGGATGGGCCCGTTCCACGATGCAATCAAGCCTGTGGTATACGACCTCTATGAGAGCGTGAAAACAGGTCGTGAGGCTCAGCGTTCAATCGACTCCAACACCCAGCCTGACTACCGTGAGAAACTTGAGGAAGAACTCAAGGCTCTCCGCGAGAGCGAAATGTGGCGTGCAGGTGCGACAGTACGCACACTCCGTCCCGAAAACGCTTAA
- a CDS encoding MATE family efflux transporter: MADISLIRSGAPLDFRQQLKLTVQLSWPAMMAQLSSIMMQYIDAAMVGRLGADDSAAVGLVSTSLWLFWGICSAVTVGFSVQVAHRIGASDHDGARRVLRQSIVACLLFSLAVVIVGAAIAWPLPHWLGGTDVVCPKASLYFLVFVLALPLLTMNYLGGAMLRCVGNMKVPGGLNVMMCVLDIIFNFFLIFPSREVDFMGHAIHIPGAGLGVLGAALGTVSAEIVTAGLMMWYLCSREKSICLVGHPGSFRPTRQVLARALKVSAPMTLEHAVICGAQIAVTVIVAPLGVMAIAANAFAVTAESICYMPGYGIGDAATTLVGQSYGAKRLDVARRFGYITVGLGMVTMTLMGVVMYVCAPWVMELMTPVGEIQSLGVEALRIEAFAEPMFAAAIVSYGVMIGVGDTIIPASMNFGSIWLVRLPIAALLAPAMGLAGVWLAMCVELCFRGAIFLWRLISGAWLKKGLKPA; this comes from the coding sequence ATGGCCGATATATCACTCATCCGTTCCGGCGCTCCTCTCGATTTCCGTCAGCAGTTGAAACTGACCGTACAGCTGTCATGGCCGGCCATGATGGCGCAGCTTTCAAGCATAATGATGCAATATATTGATGCTGCAATGGTCGGCAGGCTTGGTGCAGACGATTCGGCGGCTGTCGGACTGGTCTCTACAAGCCTATGGCTTTTCTGGGGAATATGTTCGGCCGTGACTGTCGGTTTCTCCGTGCAGGTAGCCCACCGTATAGGCGCTTCCGACCATGATGGTGCCCGGCGCGTTCTGCGCCAGTCGATAGTGGCCTGTCTTTTGTTCAGTCTTGCCGTCGTCATAGTCGGGGCGGCTATAGCATGGCCGTTGCCTCATTGGCTTGGAGGAACGGACGTAGTATGCCCTAAGGCATCGCTCTACTTCCTTGTGTTCGTACTCGCACTTCCGCTGCTGACCATGAACTATCTCGGCGGTGCGATGTTGAGGTGTGTAGGAAACATGAAAGTTCCGGGAGGTCTGAACGTTATGATGTGTGTCCTTGATATCATCTTTAATTTTTTCCTGATATTTCCATCGCGGGAGGTGGATTTCATGGGGCATGCGATACATATTCCCGGAGCGGGACTCGGTGTTCTCGGGGCGGCTCTTGGCACGGTCTCGGCCGAGATTGTGACTGCCGGACTGATGATGTGGTATCTGTGTTCGAGAGAAAAGTCAATATGTCTTGTAGGGCATCCCGGCTCGTTCCGACCCACGCGTCAGGTGCTTGCAAGAGCGCTCAAAGTGTCAGCACCGATGACTCTCGAACATGCGGTGATATGTGGAGCGCAGATTGCCGTAACGGTTATCGTCGCTCCCCTCGGAGTGATGGCTATCGCCGCTAATGCGTTTGCTGTGACAGCTGAAAGCATCTGTTATATGCCGGGCTACGGCATAGGTGATGCGGCGACCACGCTCGTCGGGCAGAGCTATGGGGCGAAACGCCTTGACGTTGCCCGGCGGTTCGGTTACATCACTGTCGGTCTCGGTATGGTGACAATGACGCTTATGGGGGTGGTCATGTATGTCTGTGCTCCTTGGGTGATGGAACTTATGACTCCTGTCGGAGAGATTCAGTCGCTCGGTGTGGAGGCACTGCGTATTGAGGCATTTGCCGAACCGATGTTTGCTGCTGCAATCGTGAGTTACGGAGTGATGATAGGTGTAGGCGACACTATCATTCCGGCTTCAATGAACTTCGGAAGCATCTGGCTTGTACGTCTGCCGATTGCCGCGTTGCTTGCACCGGCTATGGGACTTGCCGGAGTATGGCTTGCGATGTGTGTTGAGCTGTGTTTTCGCGGGGCGATATTCTTATGGAGGCTTATATCTGGCGCATGGCTGAAAAAGGGGTTGAAACCGGCTTAA
- a CDS encoding YncE family protein, with amino-acid sequence MNLGKYFALALCALSFTACSNDDDNDVLPDDVPGFYAGKTVLVLNNGNMSGNIPGSLSSIDMATGTVTNNVFREANGRVLGDTPQGAIIHGSKLYVAVTQSNIIEVINPITMKSIKTIQPTGEGSSPRSLTAKDGYVYVTMFDGYVSRIDTLSLAIDKTLKLGPCPEELGIVGNNLYVAVSDGYNTSNNCVDGYVSKINIPTFTEEAKINAGINTNKLVTNGHDVFVICTGNYSDVNPTLKRIKSDDSVETLFEASLMAINGNTLYTINDPYVTPTYWSYDIVTGTKTQLDLEKLITPSAIGVNPFTNNLFVASYSVPYGYREPCIVNEYTATGNFVDQYNVGVGAGCFVF; translated from the coding sequence ATGAATCTTGGAAAATATTTTGCTCTTGCACTTTGTGCACTGTCATTCACAGCATGTAGCAATGACGACGATAACGACGTGCTCCCCGATGACGTCCCCGGTTTCTATGCCGGAAAGACAGTCCTCGTACTCAACAACGGCAATATGTCGGGCAATATCCCCGGAAGCCTCTCTTCAATTGACATGGCAACCGGAACAGTGACCAACAATGTGTTCCGCGAGGCCAACGGACGTGTACTCGGCGACACTCCTCAAGGCGCAATCATCCACGGCAGCAAGCTCTATGTAGCAGTCACCCAGTCAAACATCATAGAGGTCATCAATCCCATCACGATGAAATCTATAAAGACAATCCAGCCTACCGGTGAAGGAAGCTCTCCCCGCAGCCTCACTGCAAAAGACGGTTATGTCTATGTCACGATGTTCGACGGCTATGTTTCACGAATCGACACCCTCTCACTCGCTATCGACAAGACTCTTAAACTCGGTCCATGCCCTGAAGAGCTTGGAATTGTCGGCAATAATCTTTATGTAGCCGTTTCTGACGGTTATAACACCTCCAACAATTGTGTCGACGGATATGTATCAAAAATCAATATCCCGACATTCACTGAGGAAGCTAAAATCAACGCCGGTATCAACACCAACAAACTCGTCACCAACGGACACGATGTGTTTGTCATCTGCACAGGCAATTACTCTGATGTCAACCCGACACTCAAGCGTATCAAATCAGACGACAGCGTAGAGACTCTCTTCGAAGCTTCGTTAATGGCAATCAACGGAAACACCCTCTACACCATCAACGATCCCTACGTGACCCCGACATATTGGTCATACGACATCGTGACCGGGACTAAAACCCAGCTGGACCTTGAGAAACTCATAACTCCGTCAGCAATCGGTGTCAATCCCTTCACAAACAACCTCTTCGTTGCAAGCTACTCTGTTCCCTACGGCTACAGAGAACCGTGTATCGTCAACGAATACACAGCCACAGGCAACTTTGTCGACCAGTATAACGTAGGTGTCGGAGCCGGATGCTTCGTATTCTGA
- a CDS encoding TonB-dependent receptor plug domain-containing protein encodes MFTNSFVIRYIRSLSCVAVPALTLVPQICRAQTPSTIELDTVEVVQSHITKSIKSTAPAFKLSEKEFNRLGVTDISDAIHRLPGVNLRDYGGLGGLKTVSVRGLGSQHTAVVYDGIVLSDCQSGEVDVARYSLDNVESLSMVIGDNDDIFMPARVAASAASFSISSFRQPDPTKPLDLTTQVKYGSFGYINPYLRVGKAFSEKFSMNLIGDYTYAENDYPFRLKNGQHTVTERRNNSRMNSGHGELNAIWNPDSRSNLSAKLYYYDNDRQIPGPAIYYSNENHETLRDRNFFGQLQYRNAFTSQWSLQLHGKFNWASSLYHDENGKYPGGELNQNYWQREAYTSACLLFLPTDRWALDYSADYFFNNFTSNLPNETFPRRHSVLQILTARYRSRLLTASARLLGSIYTNSAKLGDGARDYSRLSPSASVSVQPFSDEMFFVRLSYKNIFRMPTFNETYFYHYGNPDVRPETANQFNVGLTYRLPSLSWLPNLEITADAYINQVKDKIVAIPYNMFVWTVVNLDKARMIGVDLTESATFNVGRQQQILLTGNYSYQRAEPRTRSQVTEYKKQIAYIPRHSGNVTVSYENPWVNLSVHTTAVSGRYATNNNNPDTRLGGYADVGLTAYRVFGLKGHDIELRGDLMNLLNRQYVVVARYPMPGRSWRITVKFTL; translated from the coding sequence ATGTTCACAAATAGCTTCGTTATTCGCTACATACGCTCTTTATCTTGCGTGGCAGTGCCGGCTCTGACCCTTGTCCCGCAGATTTGTCGTGCCCAGACACCCTCTACAATAGAGCTGGACACAGTGGAAGTCGTCCAGTCCCATATCACAAAGTCCATCAAAAGCACCGCTCCTGCATTCAAGCTCAGTGAAAAAGAGTTCAACCGGCTGGGAGTCACAGATATTTCCGATGCCATACATCGCCTGCCCGGGGTCAATCTTCGTGACTACGGTGGACTCGGTGGTCTGAAAACGGTTTCGGTGCGCGGTCTTGGCTCACAGCACACTGCGGTCGTCTACGACGGTATAGTCCTGAGCGACTGCCAGAGCGGAGAGGTAGATGTGGCGCGCTATTCGCTCGATAATGTCGAATCACTCTCGATGGTTATCGGCGACAACGACGATATATTCATGCCCGCCCGCGTCGCGGCATCGGCAGCATCGTTCAGCATTTCAAGTTTCCGACAGCCTGATCCCACAAAACCGCTTGACCTCACGACACAGGTTAAATACGGATCATTCGGCTACATAAACCCATACCTCCGCGTCGGCAAAGCATTTTCAGAGAAGTTTTCAATGAACCTCATCGGTGACTACACTTATGCTGAAAACGACTATCCATTCCGTCTCAAAAACGGACAGCATACAGTCACCGAGCGCCGCAATAATTCTCGAATGAACAGCGGCCACGGTGAACTGAACGCAATCTGGAATCCCGACAGCCGATCGAATCTCAGTGCGAAACTCTACTATTACGACAACGACCGCCAGATACCGGGACCGGCCATCTATTACAGCAACGAGAACCACGAGACTCTGCGCGACCGCAACTTTTTCGGACAGCTCCAATACCGCAACGCTTTCACCTCACAGTGGTCGCTGCAACTCCACGGAAAGTTCAACTGGGCATCGTCTCTTTATCACGACGAGAACGGAAAATATCCCGGTGGAGAACTGAACCAGAACTATTGGCAGCGAGAGGCATACACAAGTGCATGTCTCCTATTTCTCCCGACCGACAGATGGGCTCTCGACTATTCGGCCGACTATTTCTTCAACAATTTCACCAGCAACCTTCCGAACGAGACCTTTCCGCGCCGCCATTCGGTCCTACAGATTCTGACCGCGCGCTACCGCAGCCGTCTGCTGACAGCCTCGGCACGACTGCTCGGCTCAATCTATACCAATAGCGCGAAACTCGGCGATGGCGCTCGTGATTACAGCCGTCTCTCGCCATCGGCAAGCGTTTCGGTTCAGCCATTCTCCGATGAAATGTTCTTTGTCCGTCTCTCCTACAAGAACATATTCCGTATGCCGACCTTCAACGAAACCTATTTCTATCACTACGGCAACCCGGACGTAAGACCCGAGACGGCCAATCAGTTTAATGTCGGCCTTACCTACCGCCTTCCGTCACTGTCATGGCTTCCTAACCTTGAAATCACAGCCGACGCATACATCAACCAAGTCAAGGATAAGATCGTCGCCATCCCCTACAACATGTTTGTCTGGACGGTGGTCAATCTTGACAAAGCACGAATGATAGGTGTCGACCTGACCGAATCGGCGACATTCAATGTCGGCCGGCAGCAACAGATACTCCTCACCGGCAATTACAGCTATCAACGGGCTGAACCCCGCACACGCTCACAAGTTACTGAATACAAGAAACAGATTGCCTACATCCCACGCCATTCCGGCAACGTGACTGTCAGCTATGAAAATCCGTGGGTCAACCTGTCGGTACACACAACCGCCGTCAGCGGACGCTACGCAACCAACAACAACAATCCCGACACTCGTCTCGGAGGTTATGCCGATGTAGGGCTTACAGCTTACCGCGTCTTCGGGTTAAAGGGTCATGACATCGAACTGCGCGGTGACCTGATGAATCTCCTCAACCGCCAGTATGTGGTCGTGGCGCGCTATCCCATGCCCGGACGTTCTTGGCGTATAACGGTGAAATTTACATTGTAA
- a CDS encoding DUF3737 family protein, translated as MEKSNIKELRDKEFGGERPLFASHCLRLESVTFHAGESALKYCGDIVAVRCTFEGKYPFWHVDGFEVKDCLFTPGARAALWYSRNLVMTDTLVEAPKMFREMDNLSLSNVRIPDAQETLWHCRGVKLRNVEVANADYLFMHSSDIDIDNYRQQGNYSFQYCKDVVIRNAVIDSKDAFWNTENVTVYDSELTGEYLGWHSRNLKLVRCRISGTQPLCYCENLVMEDCRMGDDADLAFEDSSLHAVINSNVVSVKNPRSGSIKALAIGETILDENLLAPGDCEIVTEI; from the coding sequence ATGGAAAAAAGTAATATTAAAGAATTAAGAGATAAAGAATTCGGAGGTGAACGCCCGTTGTTTGCATCCCATTGTCTGCGACTTGAGAGCGTTACGTTTCATGCCGGTGAGTCGGCGCTGAAATACTGTGGCGATATTGTCGCCGTCCGCTGTACTTTTGAAGGCAAATATCCGTTCTGGCATGTGGACGGTTTTGAGGTGAAGGACTGCCTTTTCACTCCCGGTGCGCGTGCGGCTCTGTGGTATTCGCGTAATCTTGTCATGACAGACACTCTTGTCGAAGCTCCAAAAATGTTTCGTGAAATGGACAATCTGTCGCTTTCAAATGTCCGTATCCCTGACGCGCAGGAGACGTTGTGGCATTGTCGTGGCGTGAAGCTGCGCAATGTTGAGGTTGCGAATGCCGACTACCTGTTCATGCACTCGTCGGACATTGATATTGACAATTATCGTCAGCAGGGAAACTATTCGTTTCAGTATTGTAAGGATGTGGTGATACGCAATGCAGTGATTGATTCGAAGGATGCCTTTTGGAATACGGAAAATGTTACGGTCTACGATTCAGAGCTGACCGGCGAATATCTCGGCTGGCATTCCCGGAATCTGAAACTTGTGCGCTGTCGGATTTCAGGGACGCAGCCGCTCTGTTACTGTGAGAATCTCGTAATGGAAGACTGCCGTATGGGCGACGATGCCGACCTTGCTTTCGAGGACTCGTCGCTTCACGCCGTGATTAATTCCAATGTTGTCAGTGTCAAAAATCCCCGTAGCGGTTCAATCAAGGCGCTTGCGATCGGTGAGACTATCCTTGATGAAAATCTGCTTGCTCCGGGCGACTGTGAGATTGTCACGGAAATATAA
- a CDS encoding ABC transporter substrate-binding protein, whose amino-acid sequence MDEFDGFIRATVRNPWDTTKTLHTYLLIPDSVDRPSDLPEGTVIRVPLKNALVYSTVHQSLIGELGAREAIGGICDAQYIHNPELLQLIADGKVADCGNSYTPNMERIIQLNPDAILLSPYENSGNYGKLGQMGIPLVECADYMEGSPLGRTEWMKFYGILFGTEAHANGMFDNIEKEYKRLTALTDTVSYRPKVMIDRLYGNSWYVPSANSTMGRFIKDAGGSNPFDGAGDAGSIGMSGEQVLHEAGNADIWILRYGQATDKTLHELASDSPIYGQFKPLKDGKVYGCNTQKINYYEQTPFHPHWVLKDFISIIHPEISDPEYRNRYFTPLKP is encoded by the coding sequence TTGGATGAGTTCGACGGCTTTATCCGCGCTACCGTGCGCAATCCGTGGGATACGACGAAAACCCTGCATACCTATCTGCTTATACCAGATAGCGTTGACCGGCCTTCGGATTTACCGGAAGGCACTGTGATCCGCGTACCTCTGAAAAACGCTCTTGTCTACTCCACCGTCCATCAGTCACTCATTGGCGAACTCGGCGCACGCGAAGCCATCGGCGGAATATGCGACGCTCAATATATCCACAATCCTGAACTCCTTCAGCTGATAGCCGACGGCAAAGTTGCCGACTGCGGAAACAGCTATACTCCAAACATGGAGCGCATCATACAGCTGAATCCGGATGCCATTCTCCTCTCGCCATATGAGAATTCAGGTAACTATGGCAAACTCGGCCAGATGGGAATCCCACTGGTGGAATGTGCGGACTATATGGAAGGGTCGCCTCTCGGACGCACGGAATGGATGAAATTCTACGGCATACTTTTCGGCACAGAAGCACACGCCAACGGTATGTTCGATAATATCGAAAAAGAATACAAGCGTCTGACCGCGCTCACTGATACCGTCAGCTATCGTCCGAAAGTGATGATAGACCGCCTCTATGGAAACAGCTGGTATGTGCCTTCAGCCAATTCAACAATGGGAAGATTCATAAAGGATGCCGGAGGAAGCAATCCTTTTGACGGCGCAGGAGATGCCGGAAGCATCGGAATGTCGGGTGAGCAGGTGCTCCACGAAGCCGGCAACGCCGATATATGGATTCTACGCTACGGACAGGCGACAGACAAAACCTTACACGAATTGGCTTCCGACAGCCCGATATACGGACAATTCAAACCGCTGAAGGATGGCAAGGTCTACGGCTGCAATACTCAAAAAATAAATTACTACGAACAGACTCCGTTTCATCCACACTGGGTGCTGAAGGATTTCATAAGCATAATCCATCCTGAGATCTCAGACCCCGAATATAGAAACAGGTATTTCACACCATTGAAACCTTAG
- the ilvN gene encoding acetolactate synthase small subunit yields MEKKLFTISVFTENQVGLLNRISIIFTRRGLNLESVSSSASSMPGIHKMNFTCTSDRETMEKVIKQIERCIDVLRAYLYTDDEIIYQEVALYKVPTQKLLDEKDFERIIRVHNVRILELTREYTILEKTGHESETQALYELLNKYGILQFIRSGRICITKSPTEHFTHYLHEQESRREQTDK; encoded by the coding sequence ATGGAAAAGAAACTGTTCACCATATCGGTATTCACCGAAAATCAGGTCGGCCTTCTCAACCGCATCTCCATAATTTTCACTCGGCGCGGCCTTAATCTGGAGAGCGTATCGTCAAGCGCAAGCTCAATGCCCGGCATCCACAAAATGAACTTCACATGTACCTCAGACCGCGAGACAATGGAGAAGGTCATCAAGCAGATTGAACGTTGCATCGACGTGCTGCGCGCCTATCTCTACACTGACGATGAAATCATATATCAGGAGGTGGCTCTCTACAAAGTCCCGACCCAGAAGCTGCTCGACGAAAAGGATTTCGAAAGAATCATCCGTGTACACAACGTGCGCATTCTGGAACTGACACGCGAATATACCATACTCGAAAAGACAGGTCATGAAAGCGAGACTCAGGCTCTCTATGAATTGCTGAACAAATACGGCATACTCCAGTTTATACGCTCAGGACGAATCTGCATCACCAAATCGCCGACCGAACATTTCACCCACTACCTGCATGAACAGGAATCACGCAGGGAGCAGACCGACAAATAA
- a CDS encoding acyl-[acyl-carrier-protein] thioesterase, with product MNPKLYSYEFYLTASEVNAQREMPLSRLVTTLIDTATGHANIIGIGFDRMIREGISWVLSRLTIDIDAPVTVNRTYRMETWIESVSRLFSERGFEMTDAETGHTVMRAHSTWMAVNMTTRRPGDLTPIFEGLDVISDRRYAGDKGGKLLPSHTPERESTYRFAVSDIDVNRHVTTRRYIDLIVDMWPLDYYDTMRPSRFELAFKHEARYDEEAVVIAASHEGSPEVNDVEIRVNSTSCCLARLRFTARD from the coding sequence ATGAATCCAAAACTCTATTCATACGAATTCTATCTCACGGCATCCGAGGTAAACGCCCAGCGCGAAATGCCACTCTCACGTCTTGTCACGACACTGATTGACACAGCCACAGGGCACGCCAATATCATCGGCATCGGATTCGACCGCATGATCCGCGAGGGAATATCTTGGGTGCTCAGCCGACTGACCATCGACATTGACGCTCCTGTCACTGTCAACCGGACATATCGTATGGAGACATGGATTGAAAGTGTCAGCCGGCTGTTTTCAGAACGCGGATTTGAAATGACAGATGCAGAGACCGGCCACACGGTGATGCGCGCCCATTCTACATGGATGGCAGTCAATATGACCACACGCCGTCCCGGCGACCTTACTCCGATATTCGAAGGACTCGATGTCATCAGTGACCGCAGATATGCCGGAGATAAGGGAGGAAAGCTTCTCCCTTCCCACACTCCGGAGAGAGAAAGCACCTATCGCTTCGCAGTTTCCGACATTGATGTCAACCGCCATGTCACCACGCGCCGCTATATCGACCTGATTGTCGACATGTGGCCGCTCGATTACTACGACACAATGCGACCGTCGCGTTTTGAACTTGCATTCAAACACGAAGCCCGCTATGATGAAGAGGCTGTGGTAATCGCCGCATCTCATGAAGGAAGTCCTGAAGTGAACGATGTCGAAATCCGCGTCAACTCCACTTCCTGTTGCCTTGCCCGCCTACGGTTCACGGCCAGAGACTGA